The following nucleotide sequence is from Herpetosiphonaceae bacterium.
CGCACGGCCCGGCGAGCCAGATCTCGCCCACCTGATCAGGCCCGTGTGGCGTCTGTGTCTGCGGATCGACGATCAGGAGGTCCTGCGCGCCGTGGATCTGCCCCGCGCTGACCAGGATCTGCGCATCCTGGGATTCATCCGCCGCCTCGATCACCTGATGCCCTTCGAGCGCCGCTTTTTGTGCCCTGTAGAGCATGGGCGCGGGCGATCTGGGGCCTCCGGTGACAAACAAGGTGGCCTCGGCCAGGCCATAGCACGGATACCAGGCAGCGTGCCGGAACCCGTACGGCGCGAACGCCGCCGTAAAGCGCTCGATCGTCTCGTGATGAATCGGCTCTGCGCCGTTGAACGCGACCGCCCAACTGCTGAGATCCAGGCCGACGCGCTGCTCCTCAGGTATCTTGCGCGCGCAGAGATCGTAGGCAAAGTTCGGCCCGCCGCTGGTTGTCGCCCGGTAGCGGCTGATCGCGTGCAGCCAGCGCATCGGGCGCTGCAAGAAGGCCATCGGCGACATCAAGATACAGCGGGCACCGATGTACAGCGGCTGTAAGACGTTTCCGATCAATCCCATGTCATGGTACAGCGGCAGCCAGCCGACGATCACGGATTGCGCGGTGTGCTCAAAGGCGTGAGTAATCAGATGCTCGTTCTGCATCAGATTCGCGTGACTGACCATCACGCCTTTCGGCGTGGAGGTTGAGCCGGAGGTGTACTGAAGAAAAGCGATGGCCGCATCGCTCAGATGGGGCGCTTCCCACTGATCAGCCCGGTCATCGGCGATCGTATCGGTCGCAAGACAGCGCATGTCCTTAAAGCTTCGGCTCTGCGCAATCACCGCCTCCATCGTCTTGGACATCGCCGATGTGGTTAGCGCAACCAGCGGCCTGGCATTTTCGGCAATGGCTTCCAGACGCGCGACGCTGTGGTGAAGCCGAGCTTGATGGAGTGGATAGGCAGGGACGGCAATACACGCGGCGTAGAGACACCCAAAGAAGGCCGTAATATACTCAAGGCCGGGCGGATACAGCAGCAGCGCCCGCTCGCCAGGCGCCTGGATCTGCTGTAATGCGGCGGCAATCGCGCGAGCGTGACGATCGAGCTCACCGTAGGTAAGCATAACCTCGGTCGTCTCTCCATCAAGCAGAAATGTATACGCTGGAGTATCTGTCTGGTGTACAGCACGCCACCGTAGCAGGCTGACCAGATCCCGATGTGGTGTGCTGGCGTTGGCAGAATAATTGCGCATTTAGTCCCTACTGGATGAAGGAATACCAGCAACCTCAAAGGCGAGCCATATTCATTATGAACAGCCTGATCGGTAGGGTGTCCTCGCTGATGGAGAACGCCTATTTGTGGAAGGAGCCGTAGATGAGCTTTCTCTGTTCACTCGTATCGATTTAGAACGTGATCACAGTCCTGTAGGCTGGTACGTAGGTGAGGATCGCACGTATGAATGGGGCGACCCGTGTTCGTCGCTTTTGCGGCACAAGCACTGTTGACAAGTCCCTAAGGGGATGGTGAAGAGTATAAAATTTAAGTTAACAGATGTCAAGAAACCATTAGTACTACTCAGGGTTCTGTCAAAGTCAGCATGCTCATGAAGGTCGATCACGTGTGTGCCAATCGGTGCTGCTGCCAGGCATCGAGGCCGGAATCAAACCTCATCAGGATCGCCTGTACCCGCTATTCCGAGTATACTGCACTCAGCTAGCGCCCCTGGCCGATTCGCTTCTTGAACATCATGGAGGACTCGTGAACATTCGCGACATTCTGACACTCTACGACTACAATTATTGGGCGACACGACGGATCTTAGCAGCCAGCATGCAGGTAAGCCCGGAGCAGTTTATGGCCCCAACCGCTCATAGCTTCGGGAGCCTGCGCGGCACATTAGTACATGCGTTAGACGGTGAGTGTGCCTGGCGCATGCTGTGTCACCACCAGACCATCGCATTCTTCGGGGCGCTGAAGGAAGATGCGTTCCCGACCTGCGACGTACTGGCGCGGCGCTGGTATGAGGAAGAGCGCGCCATGCGGGAGTATCTCGCGCTCCTCACCGACGATGATGTGAATGCGTATGTGCGCTACACGACGCCTGAGGGGGAAAAGCGGGAACGGCTGCTGTGGCATTGCTTGCTGCATGTCGTCAACCATGGGACGCAGCACCGGAGCGAAGCCGCAGCGATCCTGACAGGGTATGGCTCCTCACCGGGATTGCTCGATTTCACGGCCTTCTTGAACGAGCAGCACGGATAGATGCGGCGCAAACTGGTCGCCCGCCGACACCCGGAGCGTCTTTGTTGTAAATCGTGTGTACCCTATGCGAGCCACAGGGCGCGATGTGGGAGGAGCACGGTACATCGTGCTCACCAACGACCGTTCCGAGAAGGCGTGCAACCATCGCCGGATATGCACGACCGAAGGCTGAGCCGCAATCGAGACGAGCATCAGCAGGGCAGAGGGATTAAAAGCGCAGGAGCACCTCGATCCGCTGCTCAGGCCCGCGTGCGATGGCGTCTAAGAGCGCCTGAAAGCGTTGCAGCATCCGGCTGATCGTGGCATCGTCGAAACAGGGCCGGTGGTACGACATACTCACCACGATCGCAGGCCCCGGAAATACGTCGATCCTCAAGGGGTACTCCATCTGGGCAAAGAATAGGCGGGTCGGATTTTGAACAACGCCCAGATTCTGGAAAATCAGGTAGCTATCGAAGAGCAGCCCATCGTGCGGAAGCTCCAGCCACTCCCGCAGCTTGCGCATCGGCGTGTACTCGTACTGGCTCATCGTGACGTGATGCTCGCGAAGGTGCTGGAGCAACGTCAGTAACGCGCTGGCTCGCGGTACCTGCACCCGCAGCGGCAAGATATTTAAGGTCGGGCCGACAATCGCATCAGCGCCTGCCAGCTCGGTGGGGCGACCGCTGACGACCACGCCAAAAACAACGTCTTCTGCGCCGGTATAGTCGCTCACGAGCAGCGCCCACGCGGCCTGGACGAGCGTGTTCAGGGTGATCCGATGCGCCCGCGCGATCGTTTGCAGCATGTCGGTTGTGTCGGCGTGCAGCGTGCGGTGCTGCCGGGTAAAGCCTTCCGCCTGGCCTGGTCTATTCCCCGGTACGGACTGGATCAGCGACGGAGCGGGGCACATGCCGCTCAAGGCTGTTTTCCAGAATCGCTCGGCCTTTTGAAGATCCTGCTGTTGCACCCAGGCAATATAGTCCGCGTACGCTTGCGTCGGCGCGAGCTCGACCTCCCGATGTGTGGCGTAGGCGGCATAGAGCGTTGAAAATTCATTCAGCAGCAGGCCCAGGCTCCATCCATCGAGACACATATAATTGAAGCTAAAGATCACCTGCCAGGCATCGTCCGCAACCTGTGCGAGGCAGACACGGATTGGAGTCGGCTGCCTCAGCTCGATACCGCGCTGGCGGTCGGCGTCAAGATAGGCCATCAGGCGCTCCTGCTGCTCGACGGCAGGAACGCCGCGCCAGTCCTGATACGCCAGCGGTAACGACGTGTGTGTATGCACCACCTGAAGCGGCTGCGGTTCCTGCTCCCAGCTAAACGAGGTTCGTAATATCGCATGCCGCGCCGCAAGCTGCTGCCAGGCGCGCTCAAAGGCCGCTCGATCCAGCGGCCCCGGCATCGCATCGACACGCTGCACGAGGTAGAGGCCCGGCTGCGGCGCGGCCAGGTATTGCGACAGAAGATGATCCTGAAGCGGCCCCAGCGGATACACGTCCTCGATGTCGCCGCCCTGGCCGCTCATGCGATCGATGTCGTGCTGCGTACGGCGGATGAGGGTAGCATCATCGGGCGCTGATCCGTCTGCCACGCTCGGCTGTCCCGGCGAAACCATGCCTGGTGCTGCATCCCGCTCGGCCCCGGAAGCTGGCAGCGCATCCACGGCTGCTGCCAGCTCGGCGATCGTCTGATGCTGAAACAGGTGCCTGGGCGTGAGCAAGAGTCCGGCGCGATTGGCTTTAAAGACCACCTGAATACTGTGGATCGAATCGCCGCCCAGCGCGAAGAAGTTGCTGGTGATCGATACCTGCTCCAGGCCCAGCACATCGCACCAGATGGCGGCGAGCATCTGCTCGGTCGGCGTGCGTGGCGCGAGATCGTCCGAATCAAGATCGATGACCATCGGGATCGGCGCAGGCAGCGCCGAGCGGTCCAGCTTGCCGTTTGGCGTTAACGGCAGCGCGTCGAGCAGCACGATCGCCGAGGGCACCATATGCTCCGGCAGACGCTCCTTGAGGTAGCTGCGCAGCGCCGGAACGATCCGCCGCTCCAGCTTGCTGTGCAGCGGATTGTTCGCGTAGGTGCTCCACGGGCGCTGGATCGAATCCGCTGCTGGAGCTGCCACGGCTCCCGCCTCCGGTCCTGCCTGGCGCGAGAGCAGCAGATCAAAGCTGCCGAGCGGGCCGGAGCCAGACCAGCCGAGTGTGGTGGTATAGCCGAGCTGCTCGCCCACCGACCAGGCATCCTCCGGGTCGACGGCGGGCGCTTCCCTGACCGACGCCACGGCGGATCGAAGCTCGCCCGTGGTCGCTGGCCGATCCGGACGCGCCAGGGCTGCCGCGATCTGGAGATCGCCGCTGAGGCGGGCATTGGGCACGCCCGTGATCAGCAGGCGCTCCGGCTCGGTCGCCGCGATGTGCCGCCGGAGATCTGCGATCGTCAACGCCTGCTCACGCCAGTCGAGACGCGGCACGTCTTCGCAGATCGGCTCCGCTGAGCCAACGCGCAGGACGGCATCGTAGCGGAATTTCGTCAGCTCATTGTGGCTGGTGCCGCGCTTGAGTTGCAGATCGAGATGGCTGATGCCTGGCAGATGCCGGGCCAGGGCGTGGAAGAAGGCGGGATCGATCGCCAACTCCTGCTCCTGGGCCAGGCCGCGCCGGATGCGCTGGTGCAGCCGAAGAGTCGGCAGCGTGTCGGGCGCGCGGAAAAACTCCACCGAGGTATGAAACAGCTCCAGGAGCGGGAGGCTCCGCAGATCGCCGACAAAGACGTGCCCGCCGGGCGCGACCAGCCGCGTGGCTGCTTCCAGCACGCGCAGCAGGTAGCCAACGCTGGGGAAATACTGCACGACCGAGTTGAGAATCACCGTGTCGAACGTGCCCGGCTGAAGCTCGCCAAGCTGATCCGCCGCGCGGTGGACCAGCGCGACCTGGGAGAGATCCAGCGCCGATAGCTGGGCCTGGATGTGCTCAAGCGCGGCCTGCGAGAGGTCGGTTCCCACATAGCGCTCACACGACGGCGCGATACGGAAGAGCAGCAGCCCGGTTCCACAGCCGATCTCCAGGACTCGTCGGGGTCGCAGCGCTGCGATCCGCGCAACGGTCTGATCGACCCAGGCGCGCATCTCCGCCTCCGGGATCGGCGCTCCCGTATAGCTGCTGGTCCAGCCGCTCAGGTTAAGCGTGGGCTGCGTCGCCGGGCTCGCCCGCCGATAAGTATCGTCGAAGACCTGCTGCCAGCTCGTCACCTGCTCAGCCGTTAGCGTTTCGAGTTCTGAATTTTGAG
It contains:
- a CDS encoding DinB family protein — protein: MNIRDILTLYDYNYWATRRILAASMQVSPEQFMAPTAHSFGSLRGTLVHALDGECAWRMLCHHQTIAFFGALKEDAFPTCDVLARRWYEEERAMREYLALLTDDDVNAYVRYTTPEGEKRERLLWHCLLHVVNHGTQHRSEAAAILTGYGSSPGLLDFTAFLNEQHG
- a CDS encoding condensation domain-containing protein, yielding MTSWQQVFDDTYRRASPATQPTLNLSGWTSSYTGAPIPEAEMRAWVDQTVARIAALRPRRVLEIGCGTGLLLFRIAPSCERYVGTDLSQAALEHIQAQLSALDLSQVALVHRAADQLGELQPGTFDTVILNSVVQYFPSVGYLLRVLEAATRLVAPGGHVFVGDLRSLPLLELFHTSVEFFRAPDTLPTLRLHQRIRRGLAQEQELAIDPAFFHALARHLPGISHLDLQLKRGTSHNELTKFRYDAVLRVGSAEPICEDVPRLDWREQALTIADLRRHIAATEPERLLITGVPNARLSGDLQIAAALARPDRPATTGELRSAVASVREAPAVDPEDAWSVGEQLGYTTTLGWSGSGPLGSFDLLLSRQAGPEAGAVAAPAADSIQRPWSTYANNPLHSKLERRIVPALRSYLKERLPEHMVPSAIVLLDALPLTPNGKLDRSALPAPIPMVIDLDSDDLAPRTPTEQMLAAIWCDVLGLEQVSITSNFFALGGDSIHSIQVVFKANRAGLLLTPRHLFQHQTIAELAAAVDALPASGAERDAAPGMVSPGQPSVADGSAPDDATLIRRTQHDIDRMSGQGGDIEDVYPLGPLQDHLLSQYLAAPQPGLYLVQRVDAMPGPLDRAAFERAWQQLAARHAILRTSFSWEQEPQPLQVVHTHTSLPLAYQDWRGVPAVEQQERLMAYLDADRQRGIELRQPTPIRVCLAQVADDAWQVIFSFNYMCLDGWSLGLLLNEFSTLYAAYATHREVELAPTQAYADYIAWVQQQDLQKAERFWKTALSGMCPAPSLIQSVPGNRPGQAEGFTRQHRTLHADTTDMLQTIARAHRITLNTLVQAAWALLVSDYTGAEDVVFGVVVSGRPTELAGADAIVGPTLNILPLRVQVPRASALLTLLQHLREHHVTMSQYEYTPMRKLREWLELPHDGLLFDSYLIFQNLGVVQNPTRLFFAQMEYPLRIDVFPGPAIVVSMSYHRPCFDDATISRMLQRFQALLDAIARGPEQRIEVLLRF